One segment of Panicum virgatum strain AP13 chromosome 1K, P.virgatum_v5, whole genome shotgun sequence DNA contains the following:
- the LOC120656859 gene encoding uncharacterized protein LOC120656859, which yields MATGANGAAGAFGTGPSAGGFAAALKPETFDGSFYKRWRSRMILWLIAMNCSQVAQGKPEQYTPEEESRFEAADNLFRGGVISALAEKYVDSYLSYKTSKELWDALDENFGVSDAGSELYLMEQLYD from the exons ATGGCAACTGGTGCGAATGGAGCCGCCGGTGCCTTCGGCACTGGTCCCTCCGCAGG TGGTTTTGCTGCTGCGTTGAAACCGGAAACGTTTGATGGCTCGTTTTATAAGAGGTGGAGGTCTCGGATGATACTGTGGTTGATAGCGATGAACTGCTCTCAGGTCGCACAGGGGAAGCCCGAACAGTACACTCCTGAGGAGGAGAGTCGGTTCGAGGCAGCCGATAACCTGTTTCGAGGCGGCGTGATAAGTGCTCTTGCTGAAAAATATGTTGATTCCTACCTCTCTTATAAAACTAGCAAGGAATTATGGGATGCATTGGATGAAAATTTTGGTGTTTCTGATGCTGGGAGTGAGTTGTATCTCATGGAGCAGCTTTACGACTAG
- the LOC120704356 gene encoding vegetative cell wall protein gp1-like: MPASPSHPSPAPATPSSAVATPRRRRRLLPSRSNHHPPPSLAPGSPFSFFPPSSPSPFHRFLPSPLRASAVPFSWEHRPGIPKTPARARSSSSSNSKSKALPLPPSLLARSCAGGSDPYASVVPAEYAAAMDDPHPQPDRAGRLGWRVRRARRRSPRLGDALAEWLSMLSLYRSCKRAAACFAAKAKSPAA, encoded by the coding sequence ATGCCCGCCTCCCCGTCGcacccctcgccggcgccggcgactccctcctccgccgtcgccacgccccgccggcgccggcgcctcctcccgtCCAGGTCCAaccaccacccgccgccgtccctggcGCCGGGCTCCCCGTTCTCCTTCttcccgccgtcgtcgccgtcgccgttccACCGGTTCCTCCCCTCCCCGCTGCGCGCCTCCGCCGTGCCCTTCTCGTGGGAGCACCGCCCGGGCATCCCCAAGACGCCCGCCCGGGcccgctcgtcgtcgtcctccaacTCCAAGAGCAaggcgctcccgctcccgccgtcgctgctcgccaggTCCTGCGCCGGCGGCTCCGACCCCTACGCCTCCGTCGTCCCCGCCGAGTACGCCGCGGCCATGGACGATCCGCACCCGCAGCCGGACCGCGCGGGCCGCCTGGGTTGGAGGGTGcgccgcgcccggcggcggtcgCCGCGGCTGGGCGACGCCCTCGCCGAGTGGCTGTCCATGCTCAGCCTCTACCGCTCCTgcaagcgcgccgccgcctgcttcgCCGCCAAGGCCAAGTCGCCGGCCGCCTGA